Proteins from a genomic interval of Nitrospina gracilis Nb-211:
- a CDS encoding NAD-dependent epimerase/dehydratase family protein — protein MTDIAIVTGSSGMVGSEAVEFLLGQGFAVHGVDNDMRSIFFGEQASTVWNERRLTESYDNYTHHSVDIRDRANVERVFKTYDKDIKLIVHSAAQPSHDWAAEQAMTDFTVNANGTLVLLELARRYCPDTVFIYMSTNKVYGDRPNSFPFVEEETRWELESKHPYYAQGIDETMIIDECMHSLFGVSKLSGDLMVQEFGRYFGMKTACFRAGCLTGSAHSGTELHGFLSYLMMCTMKKMPYKVYGYKGKQVRDNIHSSDTVAALYQFYKRPGVGKVYNLGGGRHSNCSVLEAIRMCEEISGNKLKWEYVDKARAGDHIWWISDVTRFKTDYPEWDYKYTLQQTLQEIHDGLRKRL, from the coding sequence ATGACAGACATTGCAATTGTAACCGGTTCGAGCGGCATGGTCGGCTCGGAAGCTGTTGAGTTTTTGCTGGGGCAGGGATTTGCCGTGCATGGTGTGGACAACGACATGCGCTCGATCTTTTTCGGCGAACAGGCTTCCACCGTGTGGAATGAGCGGCGCCTGACAGAATCTTACGACAACTACACCCACCACTCGGTAGATATCCGCGACCGCGCCAACGTGGAGCGGGTATTCAAAACATACGACAAGGACATCAAGCTCATCGTCCACTCCGCGGCGCAACCGTCGCACGACTGGGCGGCGGAACAGGCGATGACCGATTTCACGGTCAACGCCAACGGCACGCTGGTGTTGTTGGAACTGGCCAGGCGGTACTGTCCGGATACCGTCTTCATCTACATGTCCACCAACAAGGTGTACGGCGACAGGCCGAATTCGTTTCCCTTTGTGGAGGAAGAAACGCGCTGGGAACTGGAGAGCAAGCACCCGTACTACGCCCAGGGCATTGATGAAACCATGATCATCGACGAATGCATGCACAGCCTGTTCGGCGTGTCCAAGCTGTCCGGCGACCTGATGGTGCAGGAGTTCGGCCGTTACTTCGGCATGAAGACCGCGTGCTTCCGTGCCGGATGCCTGACGGGTTCCGCGCATTCGGGCACGGAACTGCATGGTTTCCTTTCCTACCTGATGATGTGCACCATGAAAAAAATGCCGTACAAGGTGTATGGCTATAAGGGAAAACAGGTGCGCGACAACATCCACAGCAGTGACACCGTGGCGGCGCTCTACCAGTTTTACAAGCGGCCCGGCGTGGGCAAGGTGTACAACCTGGGCGGCGGACGCCACAGCAACTGTTCGGTGCTGGAGGCCATCCGCATGTGTGAAGAGATCAGCGGCAACAAGCTGAAATGGGAATACGTGGACAAGGCCCGCGCGGGCGACCACATCTGGTGGATCAGCGACGTCACCCGCTTCAAAACCGACTATCCCGAATGGGATTACAAATACACCCTGCAACAGACCCTTCAGGAAATTCACGACGGCCTGCGCAAACGGTTATAG
- a CDS encoding GTP-binding protein, producing the protein MKLVIVGHVDHGKSTLVGRLLADTDSLPTGKLDFVKSICDQQGKSFEFAFLLDALEEEQEQGITIDTSQIFFKTEKRWYVIIDAPGHKEFLKNMVTGAANAEAALLLIDAYEGVQEQSRRHGYILRLLGMTQVAVVINKMDLVGYDPEVYFKIKSEYTQFLESIGIEVREFIPISAKMGENVAKRSEHMPWYTGPTILERLDQFQEKAGSVDNPFRMPIQDVYKFDQRRIIAGRVESGTAKVGDRVVFSPSNKSTVIKSIETWNAETPAAVEAPHSVGITLAEQLFLERGEIISLEKDAPVVTTTFDANVFWMGTRHFSKGHTYKLKLTTQNVDCEIVEFKKAIDASTLETLPDQDFIAKNDVAEVTLRTKRPVAFDLFTDIAETGRFVLVDEYDVCGGGIITHFTPLEEVDRLRNEARNRDSHWVKGTVTPEMRAYRNGHQPAMILFTGKSGTGKAALAGKLEEVLFHQNFQSYLLDGRNVQVGVGADMDAETYFSDGEAVRRFGEVAKLFLDAGHVVISTSNVFNQEDHSNINLLIEPSPLVEVRITDDQFPKGMPEIVLSLNDAKNTDTAVTRIVDYLKEKKILTGHNYSI; encoded by the coding sequence ATGAAGCTGGTCATCGTGGGACACGTGGATCACGGCAAATCCACGCTCGTGGGACGTCTGCTTGCCGATACCGACAGCCTGCCCACCGGCAAGCTGGACTTCGTGAAGAGCATCTGCGACCAGCAGGGCAAGTCGTTCGAGTTTGCCTTTCTGCTCGATGCACTGGAAGAAGAGCAGGAACAGGGCATCACCATCGACACCTCGCAGATCTTCTTCAAGACGGAGAAGCGCTGGTACGTCATCATCGACGCCCCCGGCCACAAGGAATTCCTCAAGAACATGGTCACCGGCGCCGCCAACGCGGAAGCCGCCCTGCTTTTGATCGACGCCTACGAGGGCGTACAGGAGCAGTCGCGCCGTCACGGCTACATCCTGCGCCTGCTGGGCATGACGCAGGTGGCGGTGGTCATCAACAAAATGGACCTCGTCGGTTACGACCCGGAGGTGTACTTCAAGATCAAAAGCGAGTACACGCAGTTTCTGGAGTCGATCGGCATCGAAGTGCGCGAGTTCATCCCCATCTCCGCGAAGATGGGCGAGAACGTTGCCAAGCGCTCCGAACACATGCCGTGGTACACCGGGCCGACCATTCTCGAACGCCTCGACCAGTTCCAGGAAAAAGCCGGGAGCGTGGACAACCCGTTCCGCATGCCCATCCAGGACGTGTACAAGTTCGACCAACGCAGGATCATCGCGGGGCGGGTGGAATCGGGCACGGCCAAGGTCGGCGACCGCGTCGTCTTCTCACCGTCCAACAAGAGCACGGTGATCAAAAGCATCGAAACATGGAACGCGGAGACTCCGGCGGCGGTGGAAGCGCCTCACTCGGTGGGCATCACGCTGGCCGAGCAGTTGTTCCTCGAGCGCGGTGAGATCATCAGCCTCGAGAAGGATGCGCCGGTGGTCACCACCACCTTCGACGCCAACGTGTTCTGGATGGGGACGCGCCACTTCAGCAAAGGCCACACCTACAAGTTGAAACTCACCACGCAAAACGTGGACTGCGAAATTGTCGAGTTCAAAAAAGCCATCGACGCCTCGACCCTGGAGACGCTCCCGGATCAGGATTTCATCGCCAAGAACGACGTGGCGGAAGTGACGCTCCGCACCAAGCGGCCCGTCGCTTTCGACCTGTTCACCGACATCGCCGAAACCGGGCGCTTCGTGCTGGTGGACGAGTACGACGTGTGCGGCGGCGGCATCATCACCCACTTCACCCCGCTGGAGGAAGTGGACCGCCTGCGCAACGAAGCACGCAACCGCGACTCGCACTGGGTGAAGGGCACCGTCACCCCGGAAATGCGCGCCTACCGCAACGGGCACCAGCCCGCCATGATCCTGTTCACCGGCAAGTCCGGCACCGGCAAGGCAGCCTTGGCAGGCAAGCTGGAGGAAGTGCTGTTCCACCAGAATTTCCAGAGCTACCTGCTGGACGGCCGCAACGTCCAGGTGGGCGTCGGCGCGGACATGGACGCGGAAACCTATTTCTCCGACGGGGAGGCGGTGCGTCGCTTTGGCGAGGTCGCCAAGCTGTTCCTCGACGCGGGACATGTGGTCATTTCCACCTCCAACGTGTTCAACCAGGAGGACCACTCGAACATCAACCTGCTGATCGAGCCCAGCCCATTGGTGGAAGTGCGCATCACCGACGACCAGTTCCCGAAAGGCATGCCGGAAATCGTGCTCAGCCTGAACGACGCCAAGAACACCGACACGGCGGTCACCCGCATCGTCGATTACCTGAAGGAAAAGAAAATCCTGACCGGCCACAACTACTCAATCTAA
- a CDS encoding 2Fe-2S iron-sulfur cluster-binding protein, producing the protein MPKITVQDTETGEQKVFKVGYGGNLRKAAQHHDISLYRGLHEYTNCHGMGSCGTCMVEIEPMEHVNDHGLIEKLHKINGNRKLACRTKVYGDITIKTKLVE; encoded by the coding sequence ATGCCCAAGATCACCGTTCAAGACACCGAAACCGGTGAGCAGAAAGTCTTCAAGGTAGGCTACGGCGGCAACCTGAGAAAAGCCGCCCAGCACCACGACATCAGCCTCTACCGGGGCCTGCACGAGTACACCAACTGCCACGGCATGGGGTCCTGCGGCACCTGCATGGTGGAGATCGAGCCCATGGAGCACGTGAACGATCACGGCCTCATCGAAAAGCTCCACAAGATCAACGGCAACCGCAAGCTGGCCTGCCGCACCAAGGTGTACGGCGACATCACCATCAAGACCAAGCTGGTGGAATGA
- the cysD gene encoding sulfate adenylyltransferase subunit CysD, producing MDHLTDLEDQSIYILREAYKNFKNLAMLWSIGKDSTVMLWLARKAFFGHCPIPLVHIDTSYKIPAMIEYRDHYAKKWGLNLIVGQNKKALDEGMNHEMGRLVCCEALKTQGLQQTMEEYNFTGLILGIRRDEEGTRAKERYFSPRDKNFEWNFKDQPPELWDQFKTTFAEGTHIRIHPLLHWTELNVWEYIERENIPIIDLYFANEQGERYRSLGCAPCTGSIKSKARNVKEIIEELKNTTTSERSGRAQDQENAYAMQKLRAKGYM from the coding sequence ATGGATCATTTGACCGACCTCGAAGATCAGAGCATTTACATTCTTCGTGAAGCTTATAAAAATTTCAAAAACCTGGCCATGCTGTGGTCCATCGGCAAGGACTCCACCGTCATGCTGTGGCTGGCGCGCAAGGCGTTCTTCGGCCACTGCCCGATCCCGCTGGTGCACATCGACACCTCGTACAAGATTCCGGCGATGATCGAGTACCGCGACCACTATGCCAAAAAATGGGGACTGAACCTCATCGTCGGCCAGAACAAGAAGGCCCTCGACGAGGGCATGAACCACGAGATGGGCCGGCTGGTGTGCTGTGAAGCGCTCAAGACCCAGGGCCTGCAACAGACCATGGAAGAGTACAATTTCACCGGACTCATCCTCGGTATCCGCCGCGACGAAGAAGGAACCCGCGCCAAGGAGCGCTACTTCTCGCCACGCGACAAAAACTTTGAATGGAACTTCAAGGATCAGCCGCCGGAGTTGTGGGATCAGTTCAAGACCACGTTCGCCGAAGGCACCCACATCCGCATCCATCCTCTTCTGCACTGGACGGAGTTGAACGTCTGGGAATACATCGAACGGGAGAACATCCCGATCATCGACCTGTATTTCGCCAACGAGCAGGGCGAACGTTACCGATCCCTCGGTTGCGCCCCCTGCACCGGCTCCATCAAGTCCAAGGCGCGGAATGTGAAAGAGATCATTGAGGAATTGAAAAACACCACCACTTCCGAACGCTCCGGGCGCGCGCAGGATCAGGAAAATGCGTACGCCATGCAGAAGCTTCGGGCCAAAGGTTACATGTAA
- a CDS encoding phosphomannomutase/phosphoglucomutase produces MNPQIFREYDIRGLVEQDLAPENVELIGKAIGTYFRRNNKRTLTLGWDIRRSSREFRTILTRALNSTGCDVIDIGMVPTPVAYYSLHKLNVDGGVMITGSHNPPEFNGFKISFEKHSLYGKRIQELKTLIDRNDFENGNGSASEQDLKQDYMDHIAGLIQIKRPLKVVLDGGNGCFGIVGPELIRRLGVETIEQFCEPDGTFPNHHPDPTVPKYMESLMARVKKEQAHLGIGFDGDADRIGVVDDKGTLLWGDQLLILFARDLLKHHPGTAIVGEVKCSRNLFADIKKHGGQPHMSAAGHSLIKKKMQETKALLAGEMSGHMCFADSYYGFDDAIYAACRMLELTANTDQPVSEMLADLPVMHNTPEIRIDCPDNLKFEVVKEVTETFRARYDVIDIDGVRIEFEDGWGLLRASNTQPVLVLRFEATSREKLNEYQRLVSAELEKYKPDVNFIPVPA; encoded by the coding sequence ATGAACCCGCAAATCTTCCGCGAATACGACATCCGAGGCCTGGTGGAACAGGATCTAGCGCCCGAAAACGTCGAACTAATTGGAAAAGCCATCGGCACTTATTTCCGACGCAACAACAAAAGGACTCTGACGCTCGGATGGGACATTCGCCGCAGTTCCAGAGAGTTCCGCACCATCCTGACCCGCGCGCTGAACAGCACCGGCTGCGACGTCATCGACATCGGCATGGTTCCGACCCCGGTCGCCTATTACTCTCTTCACAAACTGAACGTGGACGGAGGCGTGATGATCACCGGCAGTCACAACCCGCCGGAGTTCAACGGATTCAAAATCAGTTTCGAAAAGCACAGCCTGTACGGCAAACGCATCCAGGAGTTGAAGACGCTGATCGACCGCAACGATTTCGAAAACGGCAATGGAAGCGCCAGCGAGCAGGACCTCAAACAGGATTACATGGATCACATCGCGGGGCTGATCCAGATCAAGCGCCCGCTCAAGGTGGTGCTGGACGGCGGCAACGGCTGTTTCGGCATCGTCGGCCCCGAACTCATCCGCCGCCTGGGCGTCGAGACCATCGAACAGTTTTGTGAACCCGACGGCACGTTTCCCAATCACCACCCGGACCCCACCGTGCCGAAATACATGGAAAGCCTGATGGCGCGCGTTAAAAAAGAACAGGCGCATCTTGGCATCGGCTTCGACGGTGACGCCGACCGCATTGGCGTCGTCGATGACAAAGGCACGCTCTTGTGGGGCGACCAGTTGCTGATCCTGTTCGCACGCGACCTCTTGAAACACCATCCCGGGACAGCGATAGTGGGCGAAGTGAAATGCTCGCGCAACCTGTTCGCCGACATCAAGAAACACGGCGGACAGCCACACATGTCCGCTGCCGGGCATTCGCTCATCAAAAAGAAAATGCAGGAGACGAAGGCGTTACTTGCAGGGGAGATGAGCGGGCACATGTGCTTCGCCGATTCGTATTACGGTTTCGACGACGCCATCTACGCCGCGTGCCGGATGCTGGAGCTCACCGCCAACACGGACCAGCCGGTTTCCGAAATGCTGGCCGACCTCCCGGTCATGCACAACACGCCGGAAATCCGTATCGACTGCCCCGACAACCTGAAGTTTGAAGTCGTGAAGGAAGTGACGGAAACCTTCCGCGCGCGGTACGATGTGATCGACATCGACGGCGTGCGCATCGAATTCGAAGACGGCTGGGGTCTGCTCCGCGCTTCCAACACGCAGCCGGTGCTGGTGCTCCGCTTTGAAGCCACGAGCAGGGAGAAGCTCAATGAGTATCAGCGGTTGGTGAGCGCCGAGCTCGAAAAATACAAACCCGACGTCAACTTCATCCCGGTACCCGCATGA
- a CDS encoding SDR family NAD(P)-dependent oxidoreductase: MDLNLAGRKVLITGVGDGIGRELALAFGKEGARVAGCARTTERLQTLEKEMEGDGHLFQYADLTQKDDLERFFWFAVEQLDGLDVLVNNVGSITKMATFLELTDDDWQEAFDINLMTAVRLCRLAVAELKKSKSACILNISSIAGNRPSGIFPHYAAMKAGMSNLTVSLAHALAPDGIRVNTVAPGPVWTRSWEYEAEAAAKGTSKNKEEMVEEIKQSTAQEVPLKRIGVPADVTGLTLFLASDHASWITGAHYTIDGGIVSNPF; the protein is encoded by the coding sequence ATGGATTTGAATCTGGCAGGACGCAAAGTCCTGATCACGGGAGTGGGAGACGGCATCGGCCGCGAACTGGCGCTGGCCTTCGGCAAAGAAGGCGCGCGTGTGGCCGGGTGCGCCCGCACCACCGAACGCCTGCAGACGCTGGAAAAGGAAATGGAAGGCGACGGGCACCTGTTCCAGTACGCCGACCTCACGCAGAAGGACGACCTCGAGCGCTTCTTCTGGTTCGCCGTGGAGCAGTTGGACGGACTCGACGTGCTGGTCAACAACGTCGGCTCCATCACGAAGATGGCAACGTTCCTCGAGCTCACCGACGACGACTGGCAGGAGGCGTTCGACATCAACCTCATGACTGCCGTGCGCCTGTGCCGGCTGGCGGTGGCGGAACTCAAAAAATCAAAGTCCGCCTGCATCCTCAACATCTCATCCATCGCGGGCAACCGCCCCAGCGGCATCTTTCCGCATTACGCCGCGATGAAAGCCGGGATGTCCAACCTCACCGTGTCGCTGGCGCACGCGCTGGCGCCGGACGGCATCCGCGTCAACACCGTGGCGCCGGGGCCGGTATGGACGCGGTCCTGGGAATACGAAGCCGAAGCCGCTGCCAAGGGCACCAGTAAAAACAAGGAAGAGATGGTGGAAGAGATCAAACAATCCACCGCGCAGGAGGTGCCGCTCAAACGCATCGGCGTGCCCGCGGACGTCACCGGCCTGACCTTGTTTCTCGCGTCGGACCACGCGTCGTGGATCACCGGCGCGCACTACACCATCGACGGCGGCATCGTCAGCAACCCGTTTTGA